The sequence below is a genomic window from Coleofasciculus sp. FACHB-T130.
CGCTCTAAGTTACCAAAACACAAATCAACAAAAATTCCCAGCCGATCTGCCAAAAGCGCTTTTTTAACTGCACCGCAGGCAATCAGCCACAGTCCTTCTGTAATCTGATTAAGTGTTGGAAATTGCAGCGTTTTGAGCTGAGTTGAGAATTGATGGTAACGAGTAATTGGCCCTGCAATTAGCTTGGGAAAAAATAACTTATAAGCTGCAAAATCGAGAAATCGCTCCGTCGCTGGGGCACCACGATATACATCAATTAAATAAGCAATGCACTCAAAAGAAAAGAAGCTCAAACCTAAAGGCGCAATTAAGTGAGTGCTGACCCAACTGGCGCTATTTTCGGCAACGGGTAGCGATGTTCCGGTGAATTGTTCGTAGAAGCCCGCCACCGAATTTAAGAAGAAAGGTACATACTTAAAGCTCACCAACAATAAGACATTCAGAACAATCCCCAACCATAAAAACTTTAGTCGCTGGCGATTCCAAAACGCTTGATCGAATTGCCAATCTTCATGGGGATCGGTCGCGTACATCCCTAATGCTGTATTTTCTCCAATTGCCTTACCTAAGCTGAAGTTCATCAAAGTAATAGCAATCAGCAAAGGAATATAGGCGACTTGCGGCGAAGCTAAAATTTGCAGCCAATGCTCATTCACCAAAGTTGGCGCTTGCAGTGAGGTATAGAAAACCAGACTGACAACAAGCAACGTCCACATCTGCAAAGACTGTTTTTGGAACGACCAGTAAATTCCCAAAACGCTGAGCAGAAAAACTCCGTAGATAAGAGAGATAAAAGTCATTTTTGAAGACTGAGGAGTAAGGACTGAGGGCTGAGGACTGAGGGCTGAAGGCTGAGGACTGAGGGTAAATAAGAAGAATTGAACTGAGTAAAAGAATGAGAGAAGTTTATCTTGGATATTGGGCACTCATTTTACTCCTGATTGACTCAGTCCTCAGTCCGCACTTCGTGCCGCTTCGTTAATATGACTCAGTCCTATTTAGCAGGAAAATAAGGGTAAACAACAAGGATTGAACTGAGTAAAAGAATGAGAGAGATTCATCTTAGGTATTCGGTAATCATTCCACTCCTGACTCACTCAGCCCTCAGTCCGCACTTCGTGCCGCGCTAACATGATTCAATCCTATTTAGCAGGAAACTAAGGGTAAACAAGAAGAATTGAACTAAGTAAAAGAACGGGATAAATTCAGCTTGGGTATTGGGCACTCATTCCACTCCTGGTTCACTCAGTCCTCAGTCCTCTTAACTCAGTCCTATTTAGCAGGCCAGGGAATCATGGGATCTTCGGCTAGCTGGTTAGAAACTTCATAAGCACCGTAGCGGTTGAGGTGGCTGGGGTCGGAAAAATAATCGTG
It includes:
- a CDS encoding MBOAT family protein gives rise to the protein MTFISLIYGVFLLSVLGIYWSFQKQSLQMWTLLVVSLVFYTSLQAPTLVNEHWLQILASPQVAYIPLLIAITLMNFSLGKAIGENTALGMYATDPHEDWQFDQAFWNRQRLKFLWLGIVLNVLLLVSFKYVPFFLNSVAGFYEQFTGTSLPVAENSASWVSTHLIAPLGLSFFSFECIAYLIDVYRGAPATERFLDFAAYKLFFPKLIAGPITRYHQFSTQLKTLQFPTLNQITEGLWLIACGAVKKALLADRLGIFVDLCFGNLERASSGDLWLAIAAYGLQLYLDFSGYVDIARGSAILLGFNLPENFNFPYFSTSIADFWRRWHITLGDWLRNYLYFPLGGSRQGLRRTCLNLLIIMLIAGIWHGAAWGYVVWGAYHGLALVAHRLTEAHSRQSEKARNWWKSLPGVLLAWLLTQFMVFTSWIFFRLPNLKQSSWVIQHLWGQSADAQFAEKVYGEALGVNASQLGLLLWLLAASMLLVYAVHRGLKLQLNWPLKLLLVPLCFYIVWIFAPQGGLPYIYFDF